A region from the Aquimarina sp. ERC-38 genome encodes:
- a CDS encoding GNAT family N-acetyltransferase yields the protein MMEVKLVSLIEDAIPFLYKLLSNPLVDQYNTLGIHKEIRETEDYFWKLKQQEENNQSITFVIASLDNQKIGLIALDFSQPKFKSATLWYKIHPDYWRKGVATAAVLKITTMGFSQYHLHRIEAGCAVQNIGSQKVLLKTGFIKEGCKKEVLPLLTGWSDAYIYALVSKKA from the coding sequence ATGATGGAAGTTAAATTGGTCTCTTTAATTGAAGATGCTATACCTTTTCTGTATAAGTTATTATCAAATCCCCTTGTAGATCAGTATAATACTTTAGGTATTCATAAAGAGATAAGAGAAACAGAGGATTATTTTTGGAAATTAAAACAACAAGAAGAAAATAATCAAAGTATAACTTTTGTGATAGCATCTTTAGACAATCAGAAAATAGGGTTAATTGCGCTTGACTTTTCTCAACCAAAATTTAAATCAGCAACCTTATGGTATAAGATTCATCCTGATTATTGGAGAAAAGGAGTTGCAACGGCAGCCGTTCTTAAAATAACGACTATGGGTTTTTCTCAATACCATTTACATCGTATCGAAGCCGGATGTGCCGTTCAAAATATAGGTTCTCAAAAAGTGTTATTAAAGACGGGATTTATCAAAGAAGGCTGTAAAAAGGAAGTACTACCCCTTTTAACAGGTTGGTCAGATGCTTATATTTATGCATTAGTAAGTAAAAAAGCATAA
- a CDS encoding SdiA-regulated domain-containing protein, protein MIYLNKNKYLYFVWILFALLYLPVSCQNIKDKDFTIVHSLSPLLKEVSGITYDPENRLLFAVNDSGNDNNIFALNTKGQIINQYTVKGVYNKDWEAISLDSQNNLYIGDFGNNKNERKDLKIYKISSISSAKPVVKTISFTLSDQKAFPPKKKGRNFDIEAFIIMKDHIFLFSRNRGSDFNGNTKIYQLLNQPGTQTAELITTLFIGNDDKDCFITDAAINSKGNKIVLLTYNKVMILDSFKKDSFWDGTLSKIKLNHSSQKEGITFLNDSTLLITDEKKKSNGNYLYKYQLD, encoded by the coding sequence TTGATTTATTTAAACAAGAATAAGTATTTATATTTCGTATGGATACTTTTTGCTTTACTTTACCTGCCAGTCTCCTGCCAAAATATTAAGGATAAAGACTTCACTATTGTCCATAGCCTTTCGCCTTTACTAAAGGAAGTCTCAGGAATTACTTATGATCCTGAAAATAGACTTTTGTTTGCAGTCAATGACTCTGGCAACGACAATAACATTTTTGCATTAAATACTAAAGGTCAAATTATAAATCAATATACTGTAAAAGGTGTTTATAATAAAGATTGGGAAGCCATTAGCTTAGACTCCCAGAACAACTTATATATAGGTGATTTTGGAAACAACAAAAACGAAAGAAAAGACCTGAAGATTTATAAAATTTCTTCTATATCTAGTGCAAAACCCGTTGTGAAAACTATTTCATTTACCCTCTCTGATCAAAAAGCTTTTCCTCCTAAAAAGAAAGGGAGAAATTTTGATATTGAGGCTTTTATTATAATGAAGGATCATATTTTTTTATTTTCAAGAAACAGAGGTTCGGATTTTAATGGAAATACTAAAATCTATCAACTACTCAATCAACCGGGAACTCAAACCGCAGAGTTAATAACTACTTTATTTATTGGAAATGATGATAAGGATTGTTTTATTACAGATGCGGCAATCAATTCTAAAGGGAACAAAATTGTGCTTCTTACCTATAATAAGGTCATGATTTTAGATTCTTTTAAAAAAGATAGTTTTTGGGATGGAACGCTTTCAAAGATTAAATTGAATCATTCTTCGCAAAAGGAAGGAATTACTTTTCTAAATGATTCCACACTACTTATCACAGATGAAAAGAAGAAAAGCAATGGCAACTACTTATATAAGTATCAACTAGACTAG
- a CDS encoding NUDIX hydrolase, which produces MADEFINILDEHGKLTGEIKLKSEAHRLGLYHSSVHIWFYTKNGELLIQKRADFKDTFPNLWDVSVAGHISVGETPEYSAIREISEEIGLTIKKDHINFIGVYLEQTNPRENIMDNEFHYIYLAELQTSLEELVIQEEEVAAIKMISLNKLKQDLSNPDKAKCYVPHEKKYFDFVFSEIQKLLSSS; this is translated from the coding sequence ATGGCAGACGAATTTATAAATATCTTGGATGAACATGGGAAATTGACGGGGGAAATTAAACTTAAATCCGAAGCACATCGGTTAGGTTTATACCACTCTAGTGTTCATATCTGGTTTTATACTAAAAATGGAGAACTTTTAATTCAAAAAAGAGCTGATTTTAAAGATACCTTTCCTAATTTATGGGATGTTTCTGTGGCCGGGCATATCAGTGTTGGCGAAACACCTGAATATTCTGCTATTCGGGAAATTAGTGAAGAAATCGGACTTACTATCAAAAAAGACCATATTAATTTTATCGGGGTGTATTTGGAACAAACTAATCCACGTGAAAATATTATGGATAATGAATTTCATTATATCTACTTAGCTGAATTACAAACGTCTCTGGAAGAGCTAGTCATTCAAGAGGAAGAAGTAGCTGCGATTAAAATGATCTCTCTTAATAAACTAAAACAAGATTTATCTAACCCGGATAAAGCCAAATGTTACGTACCCCACGAAAAAAAGTATTTTGATTTTGTATTTTCAGAAATTCAAAAATTATTATCATCTTCTTAA
- the acs gene encoding acetate--CoA ligase: protein MSNYHIKHLEEYFQVYRKSVHNPELYWAEIAEEHFLWRKKWDQVLHWDFNKPEIIWFQNAKLNITENCLDRHLSIRGDKTAIIFEPNNPEEKADYITYNQLHKRVCKMANVLKDQGIGKGDRVCLYLPMIPELAVAVLACARIGAIHSVVFAGFSATALATRIEDCQAKLVITSDGSYRGAKTIPLKKIVDEALEKSKVVKTVLVVKRVDIEINFKAKRDQWIQPLLDKASPKCPIEIMDAEDPLFILYTSGSTGKPKGMLHTTAGYMVYTAFTFKNVFQYQEEDVYWCTADIGWITGHSYIVYGPLLNGATTLMFEGVPSYPDYSRFWEIVEKHKVNQFYTAPTAIRALAKENLDFVKSRDLSSLKVLGTVGEPINEEAWHWYNDHVGNKNCPIVDTWWQTETGGILISPVPFSTPTKPTYATLPLPGIQPALVDENANEIHQNQINGNLCIKFPWPSVARSIWGNHQRYKDTYFSAYKNMYFTGDGAFRDEVGYYRITGRVDDVIIVSGHNLGTAPIEDAINEHPAVAESAIVGFPHDIKGNALYGFVILKETGQMRDRDNLSAEVNQQITERIGPIAKLDKIQFVSGLPKTRSGKIMRRILRKIAGKQTTEKDLGDTSTLLNPDIVQEIIEESY from the coding sequence ATGAGTAATTATCACATAAAACATCTGGAAGAATATTTTCAGGTATATAGAAAATCCGTCCATAATCCGGAATTATATTGGGCAGAAATTGCAGAAGAACATTTTTTATGGAGAAAGAAGTGGGATCAAGTCTTACATTGGGATTTTAACAAACCGGAAATTATCTGGTTTCAAAATGCAAAATTAAATATTACTGAAAACTGCTTAGATCGGCACCTTAGTATAAGAGGAGATAAAACAGCTATCATTTTTGAACCTAATAATCCTGAAGAAAAGGCAGATTATATTACCTATAATCAATTACATAAAAGGGTATGTAAAATGGCAAACGTATTAAAAGACCAGGGGATAGGTAAGGGAGATCGGGTTTGCCTCTATCTGCCTATGATCCCTGAACTTGCCGTAGCAGTTTTAGCTTGTGCACGTATTGGTGCTATTCATTCGGTTGTTTTCGCTGGTTTTTCTGCGACTGCACTGGCCACACGAATAGAAGATTGTCAGGCAAAACTGGTAATTACCTCCGATGGTTCGTATCGTGGAGCTAAAACTATTCCCCTAAAGAAGATTGTAGATGAAGCCCTGGAAAAATCTAAGGTAGTTAAAACAGTCTTGGTCGTCAAAAGAGTTGATATTGAGATTAATTTTAAAGCTAAAAGAGATCAATGGATACAACCCTTATTAGATAAAGCTTCTCCAAAATGTCCGATTGAAATAATGGATGCTGAAGATCCTTTATTTATTTTATATACTTCCGGGTCTACGGGAAAACCCAAAGGAATGTTGCATACCACAGCAGGATATATGGTGTATACTGCGTTTACTTTTAAAAATGTATTTCAATATCAGGAAGAAGATGTGTATTGGTGTACCGCTGATATAGGTTGGATTACCGGGCATTCGTATATCGTATATGGTCCCTTGTTAAACGGAGCGACAACGCTTATGTTTGAAGGAGTTCCGTCATACCCTGACTACAGTCGTTTTTGGGAAATTGTCGAAAAACACAAAGTTAATCAGTTTTATACCGCACCAACTGCTATTCGAGCATTAGCCAAAGAAAATCTGGATTTTGTAAAAAGTCGCGATTTATCAAGTTTAAAAGTTCTGGGCACTGTAGGAGAACCAATTAATGAAGAAGCCTGGCACTGGTATAACGATCATGTAGGAAACAAAAATTGCCCGATCGTAGACACCTGGTGGCAAACAGAAACTGGCGGAATTTTAATATCTCCTGTTCCGTTTTCTACGCCTACAAAACCTACATATGCAACCTTACCTTTACCGGGAATTCAACCTGCGCTGGTAGATGAAAATGCCAATGAAATTCACCAAAATCAAATAAACGGAAATCTTTGTATCAAGTTTCCCTGGCCCTCAGTGGCGAGAAGTATATGGGGGAATCATCAAAGATATAAAGACACTTATTTTTCAGCTTATAAAAACATGTATTTTACCGGAGACGGTGCCTTTAGGGATGAAGTTGGCTATTATCGGATAACCGGAAGGGTAGACGATGTGATTATTGTTTCAGGACATAATTTGGGTACCGCACCTATAGAAGATGCTATTAATGAACATCCAGCCGTCGCCGAAAGTGCCATTGTAGGTTTTCCTCATGACATTAAAGGCAACGCTTTATATGGTTTTGTTATATTAAAAGAAACCGGACAAATGCGGGACCGGGATAATTTAAGCGCCGAAGTAAATCAACAGATCACAGAACGTATCGGACCTATCGCCAAATTAGATAAAATTCAGTTTGTTTCCGGATTACCTAAAACCAGAAGTGGAAAAATTATGAGGAGAATTCTACGGAAAATCGCAGGTAAACAAACCACAGAAAAGGATTTAGGAGATACAAGCACACTACTAAATCCGGATATCGTTCAGGAAATCATAGAAGAATCCTATTAG
- a CDS encoding M42 family metallopeptidase: MALKSILNKNSLTFLEKYLNNAAPTGYEWEGQKLWMDYLKPYVDDFITDTYGTAVGVINPNAKYKVVIEGHADEISWYVNYITDNGLIYVIRNGGSDHQIAASKRVHIHTDNGIVHGVFGWPAIHTRDRGAKETPPKLDNICIDVGCNTKEEVLDLGVHVGCVITYPDEFMILNKDKFVCRALDNRMGGFMIAEVARLLQENNKSLDFGLYITNSVQEEIGLRGAQMITETIKPDVAIVTDVCHDTTTPMIEKKTQGETKIGDGPVISYAPAVQNKLRELLISTANKNEIPFQRMASSRMTGTDTDAFAYSNGGVASALISLPLRYMHTTVEMVHQHDVENVIKLIYHSLLALKEGETFSYFK; encoded by the coding sequence ATGGCATTAAAAAGCATATTGAATAAGAACTCCTTAACTTTTTTAGAAAAATATTTAAACAACGCAGCTCCTACAGGTTACGAGTGGGAAGGTCAGAAATTGTGGATGGACTATTTAAAACCTTATGTGGATGATTTCATCACGGATACATATGGTACTGCAGTAGGAGTTATTAATCCCAACGCTAAGTACAAGGTTGTTATTGAAGGACATGCCGATGAAATTTCCTGGTACGTTAACTATATTACGGATAATGGTTTGATCTATGTAATTAGAAACGGAGGTAGCGACCATCAAATTGCAGCTTCTAAAAGGGTTCACATTCATACGGATAATGGCATAGTACACGGTGTTTTTGGTTGGCCAGCCATACATACCAGAGATCGTGGTGCTAAAGAAACTCCGCCAAAACTGGATAATATTTGTATCGATGTAGGATGTAATACTAAGGAAGAGGTACTTGACCTGGGAGTCCATGTAGGTTGTGTTATTACCTATCCGGATGAATTTATGATTCTAAATAAAGATAAGTTTGTTTGCAGAGCGTTGGATAACCGTATGGGTGGATTTATGATTGCCGAAGTAGCCCGTCTTCTCCAAGAAAACAACAAAAGTCTTGATTTTGGTTTATATATTACTAATTCGGTTCAGGAAGAAATTGGGTTGCGAGGGGCACAAATGATAACTGAAACCATTAAACCTGATGTAGCTATTGTAACGGATGTATGTCATGATACGACTACTCCTATGATTGAAAAAAAGACACAGGGAGAAACTAAAATTGGGGACGGACCGGTAATTTCTTATGCTCCTGCGGTTCAAAACAAATTACGGGAACTTCTAATTAGTACTGCAAATAAAAATGAAATTCCTTTTCAAAGAATGGCTTCCAGCCGGATGACCGGTACGGATACGGATGCTTTTGCTTATAGTAACGGTGGGGTTGCTTCGGCATTAATCTCTTTACCTTTACGATATATGCATACTACGGTTGAAATGGTGCATCAGCATGATGTAGAAAATGTGATCAAACTTATCTACCATAGTTTATTAGCACTTAAGGAAGGGGAAACCTTTAGTTATTTTAAATAG
- a CDS encoding DUF4294 domain-containing protein has translation MYKILLGCVLYIMVNPLFCQEQNTVSDSIAKTSQFVQYYIIEGDTIPHDAIDLDEVVILGKLKFKDNLARRKYLILRRKTKKVYPYAKLAADRLATLNERLQTITNKRARRKYVRQLQKYMEGEFTDELKKMTRTEGQILVKLVHRQTGITFFNLVKEYRSGFRAFSYNVTASFFDISLKREYDPINVEEDYWIEDILQRSFQANELEEQKSALSFSFYDLKNKWDHSE, from the coding sequence ATGTATAAAATTTTATTAGGATGTGTCCTATATATAATGGTAAATCCGTTATTCTGTCAGGAGCAGAACACCGTATCTGATAGCATTGCAAAGACAAGTCAATTTGTACAATATTATATAATTGAAGGAGATACCATTCCACACGATGCCATTGATCTTGATGAAGTAGTTATCTTAGGGAAGTTAAAATTTAAAGATAATTTAGCAAGGCGTAAGTACTTAATATTAAGAAGAAAGACAAAAAAAGTATATCCCTACGCAAAACTGGCTGCAGACCGATTAGCAACTCTTAATGAAAGGCTACAAACCATTACCAATAAAAGAGCCAGAAGAAAGTATGTTCGACAATTACAAAAATATATGGAAGGCGAATTTACGGACGAACTAAAAAAGATGACTAGAACAGAAGGACAAATTTTGGTAAAATTGGTTCATCGACAAACTGGAATTACTTTTTTCAATCTTGTAAAAGAGTATAGAAGTGGTTTTAGGGCTTTTAGCTATAATGTAACCGCCAGTTTTTTTGATATTTCATTAAAAAGAGAATACGATCCTATTAATGTAGAAGAAGATTACTGGATTGAAGACATACTTCAGCGAAGTTTTCAAGCTAATGAATTGGAAGAACAAAAATCTGCATTGTCTTTTAGTTTTTACGATTTAAAGAATAAATGGGATCATTCAGAATAG